ATCGCACCCTCCTTGCGACTACGGCTGTGCGCCACCCCAGCGCCGCTGGAGAAAATTGTAGATCGGCACGTACACCAGTCCGGCATACACGCCGTACAGAAAACTCTCGGCGAGCCCCAGCAGGAAGCCCCACCAGGTGAGCCATTTGAACGCCGGCAGCACTTGCTCCAAGAACTCGTGCATGTGGAGGCTCTCCGGTGCCACCAAGCCGTAGATCACGCACACGACGAAGGTGACCGCGCCCCACAACCCGAGCGCCCAGGAGACGAGTTTGATGTTTAGCATGATAGTTCTCCTCAGTGTTGATGGCCTTGTGGCTTGTCCTTGCCCGGTTCTTCTCCGCCCGAGGGCCGTTGATCGTCCCCGCCACAACAGCCGCCGTGACCCCCATGGCCTCCGCGCCCCCCATGCCCGCCGTGGCCAAACAGAT
The nucleotide sequence above comes from Gammaproteobacteria bacterium. Encoded proteins:
- a CDS encoding DUF2933 domain-containing protein, producing MAWLAQNWIWVVVFVLFIGMHLFGHGGHGGRGGHGGHGGCCGGDDQRPSGGEEPGKDKPQGHQH